The sequence below is a genomic window from Sorangiineae bacterium MSr12523.
GCCGTCACCGCGTCCGGTTGCGCCCCCGCTCCCGACTGCGCGCGGGCGGGCTGCACCGCCAGAAGGCACACGGCGGCCGCCATGGCATGCACCACCCTACGACGCATCAGAATTTCACCACGTGGCCGTCGCCGAAGGCCGCCTGCGGCGCATTCGGGTCGATGTCCCAGTGGAGCTCTTCGTTCCCTTCGGCGCCGGCGAAGCGCAGACCGAACCACTTCGCGTCCGGTGCGATCGAGGGGCGCCCGTTTCCGTAATACCGCGGAAACTTGATGCGAAACGCCTGCCGCCACACCGTCGTGTACGGGAAGTACGTCCGCTCCAGCGCGCCCGGCTTGGGGATCGCCTCGATGTTCACCGGTGCGGTCTCGTTGCCTTGGTCGTCGATGAGACGCACGATCCACGCGCTGTTCGGCTTCGTCAGATCGGTCCAGCGCCGGTTGCTTCCGTAGAGTGCGATGTAGAATGAATGCGTCTCCCGGGTTTCGTTCAGCGTCGTCTCCAAGAGCGTGCGCCGCTGATCGACCGTGAGGCGGAAGTCCTGGGCGTAGCGGATGACGTAGGCCCAGCGGAAGTCCCATGACTGGTACGTTGCGGTCACCGTGAGCAGGTCATCCAGCTCCGACAGCACGATGAGGCTGGCGTTGCGCGTCCAGCGCTTGAGCACCTGCGGATAATCGGACGCGACGTACTCGCGGGTGCCGGTTCCCATCGCCACCTTGGGGTCGCCGCAGCCGGACGAGCCCCCAAGGGTCATGAGAATGCCCGCCGCCATCACGAACGCCGCCCGCCGCTTCATGCCGAGCGATGCTACTACTTGCATCGCCTACCCGATGTTAGATTCCTACGATCTTCCCACCGTTCGAGAGCGACTTGCCCGTCATCCGCATGGCCCCCTGGAGGCCGAAACCGAAGGCCGCATGGCTGCCGTTGCCGCCATTTTGCGTGACGGGCACGACGGCGAGGACGCGGAAATCCTCCTGATTCGCCGCGCCGAGCGGGCGCGGGATCCCTGGTCGGGGCACATGGCCTTCCCCGGCGGACGCCGGGAATCGGTCGATCGCACCATCGTGGACACGGCCATCCGAGAGACGCGCGAGGAGGTCGGTCTCGACCTCGCCGCGCACGGTACGGTGCTTCACCGACTTCCCAACCGCGCCGCCACCGCGCGCGGCAAGATCACCGATCTCACGGTGGCGGCCTTCGTCTTCGAGCTTCCGCGCGCCGAAACGACGCTCACTTCCAATGGCGAGGTCGCCGAGGCGATCTGGACTCCATTGGGTCCGCTCGCGCGGGGAGAGACGGTGACGACCTTCGAGTACGTGCACGAAGACACCGTGCTGACGTTCCCCGGTTACCGCGTCGGGGAGCGCGTCGTCTGGGGTCTCACGTGGCGCATGCTGCAAGCACTTTTCACCGTGCTGCACGCATAACGCGAATCGCGACTACGCGTTCGCCGATGCCGTCTGCAAGGCGCTGAGCAACTCGCGCCGTGAATTGGGCCCGATGAGACCATCGGCGGTGATGCCGACCGACTCCTGGAAGGCCTTCAGCGCGGCGCGGGTCTTGGGACCGTCGAGGCCATCGACCTCACCCGGATCGAAGCCGAGGAAACCGAGCGCGGTCTGGACGCCTGCCGTGTTGGCGAGATCGATGCGGCCGAACTTTTCGGACTCATGAATGGTGTCGCTCATGGCTTACTCCTTCTTGTCCGTGATCTGCGCGATCTTTCCCGCCGAATCCCAGCAGAATCGCGTGTCGTGCTTCGTCGTGCCCGCGGTGCTCTCCACGTTGTAGCACTGCAAGGTGCCGAGCTTTTCGGACTTGGTGACCTTCGCATCCTTGAGACCGAGCGTCCCCAGAGGGTTCGCCTGCACCGTCTTGCCGCCGTACTTCGTGAGCGCTTTCTTCGTGCCAGCAGGGGTGCCGTCGAGCGCTCCGAGAAACTCCTTCATCTCGGGGCTCGCTTCCGGTTCCCCCGTTGCCGGTGCCGGAGTTGGGGCCGGCGGAGGCGGTTCGGGCGTGGGCGGCGGTGCCACCGGCGCGCTGGATGCCGTCGTCGTCGACGGCTTGGGTTTCTCTTCTTCCTTCGAGCACGCCATCGACGACAGAGCGCACAACGCAAGAAGCGGTACGTATGATCGCATGGGGATCCCTCCCGGAGGTGAATGACGCGAATGACGTTAGAACGGGTACGCTCAGTACTCCACGTTCAAAACGCCGAACGAACCGATGATGTACGGATTGGGTACGTTTTGCGGTTCGCGTCGCTCACGGCAGAGAATGACGTAGTCGGTCTCCCACGCGAAGGCCATGTGCTTCGAAATTCGCACGGCGACTCCCGCACCGAACTGCGTCGCGTACTCCTGGTTGCGCGGATAAAACGGCAGCAGATCCGGGTCGTAGCGCCACTCGCCCGCACCAACGTGGAAGAACGGCACGACGGGTCCGTCGCCCACGGTCAGGCGACCGATGAGCATGCGGCTCGAGCGGGTCAGTCGAATCTGATCCGATGGTACCGCCCCGCTGCCGGCGAGGGAGATGGCTCCCTTCCAGTCGCGTGCGATGAGTGACAACCTCAAGCGCGGCTGGAACTCGCCCTTCTTGGGATTCGGTTCCTTCGTTGTCCCCTTGTCGACACCGGCGGGCGCCCCCATGGTTCCGACGTGCGCGAATTCGAGAGTTCCCGCTCGAACCAATCCGTCCCGTACGGCCGGATCGCGCGATGGAAACATCGCTTCGAGCTCGACCAAGGAGGGCGCGCGTAGTCTTCCCGTGACATCGCTCGGCGTGTTGGTGCCGCGCGTTTGGGTCGACTGGTAAAAGAGGCGGACGCCTTGATCGATCAGCTTGCCTAGATCGAATCCGCGCCCAGGATCCCCAGGTTCAGCTCGTGCCTCGCCCGCGACGGTGCTGAGGCCGAGTATTGCTGCTGCCATGGCAACGATGCAGCGCATCCTCTTCACGATAGCAGGGGATCTTGTTGCGTCATCGCGACGACTACGCAAAAAACGTAGTCCATACGAGGCGTTATCTCGGGACATCGTTCTACGATCTCGTTCAGCAAGCTACATGCCCGTACTGCGTTTGACGCGGTGAGCGAGTGCGCTCGAGGACGGGCATCGCGCGGGACCCATAGGCGGTGCAAGATCCCGCCCGCGAAGCGCGTGGCGATTTTCCCCGTGTCACACTAGATACATGTCCTCGGCTGCGCGTTTCTGATCGCCAAAAAGCCGGGCGGCGATAGTGAGGTGGGACGAAGAAGGACGGATCGTTCGACCCCCAGCTCGCGCACTTCCCATTCGGGATACTGGGCTTCCATGTAGGTGTTGGCGTGCGTTTTGCTGCCTCTGCGGGCATGACAAGCCACCTCCCTCCGCCCCCGCGCCCTTGTGACGTGTTGCTCGTCGCGGAGCATGGCACCCGCTGGGCTCGATGGATGAGCGGACTCGCTGATGCAGGGGTGTCGCTTGCAGTCATCATCCAGCGCTCGCACGAATCGCCGGAGCGGTTTGCTCAGCGAGTGCGCGAACGCACCGCTGCGCTGGCCTTGGTGAAGAGGCTCCCGCCCACGGTCTTCTTCGTAGCTTCCCGTCGCATCGACGATCACAGCGAGCGAGGCCGCGCCACGCTCGCGCGCACCCTCGTGCAGACACTTGCACGTGCAGCGCGCCCTCAGGGGAAGCTGCTCCTTGCGTGTGACCGCAGCACCACCCATGAAAGCATTGTCGACATGAAGCGCATCGCAGCCAGCGAGGCGCTCCAACTCGGTCGCACGGTTCGCGTCGCCTCGGCGCATGCGGAGCGAGGGTCGTTCTTGCCGACGCCTCCCGAGCTCCCTCTTCCGGCTGCTTGATCTTTCGTCCCTCCCTCCAACGAACGAGAACGCCGTGAACTCTTCGCACGATTTCCCGCCTCCCTCGGGATCGCAGCTGACGCCCTACGAGCAGTCCGCGCTCGACGACGTCGTGGCCGAGTCGCTGTCACCGTACCGAACGCCGATCTCGACGTTGGTGCACGTGTTGAACGGCCCCGTGGCCTCGGAGGCCGAGCCCGACATGATGGCCCGCGGCATCTGGCGCTTCCTCGCCGCCGCCACCGATCTGGCCTCGCGCACGGTCCCGAGCGAGCGACTTCGTGAGCTGCGCCGTCTGGCCATGCGGCCGATGCGCTCGGTCGCGGACATCGCGCGGCTCGACCTCTGGGAGGTCGACGAGACCGCGCGATGGCTCGAGTCGAAGTACGCCATCATGGGTGCGCTCTTGGGGGTCGGCACTGCGGCCTTCGGGCTTCGCGGGCTCATGGTGGGCAAGCCGCTCGTGACGTGGCTGGCCATGCGGCAGATCAGCGAGTACGGCCGGCGTTATGGGTTCGACTTGAGCGATCCGCACGAGCGCACCTTCGCGACGCAGATCTTCGTCGCGTCGCTATGCCCGCGCCTGCTGCCGCGCGACGCCGCGCCGGACCATCTCTCCGCGGTGACGAATGCGGCGAAGCGCGTGTCACGCTTCGCCGGCGTGCTCGACATGGTGCGCGGGGTGGTTCGCAAGGTGATGCGCTCCAAGAAGGTGCGCGCGAGCCCGGTCATCGTGGCCGTCGGCGCGGCCGTCTACAGCGCGTGGTTCATGCGCGGCGTGGCGCGGACGGCGGCCATTGCCTACCGAGAGCGCTTCATCGCGCGCAAGCACCACGTGCCGGTGGCCGCGCTCGAGCCCTTCGAGCAAATGCCGCCTACCATGCCGTCGCGTAGCGAAGCTTATCCGCCTGCCCCATACGGAAGAAGCGACGAAGCTCGTCCCGCATCGGCAAGAGTCGGCGTGGTGCGATGAACTCGCGTTCGAGCCGCCGCGCGAACTTGGCCGCGGTGGCGTTCGCAACGCGGTAGCGATCGCCGGGCTCGCTGCCCGGCGCGTGCTGAAAGCGAACCTGCTCGTAGAGTCGCTCGCGCAGCGATTCACTGCGCGCCACGGACGGCGTCGAAGCCAGCAGCACGACGTACTTGTCGACCTCCGCCTGGAGCTCGAGCTCGAGTTGCGTCGCCCCGCGGTTCACACGCGCGCGCTCCGCGACATAGACGAAGTGGCTCACGCCCTCGATCAATTGGCAGAGCGCATCGAGGGAAGACGTGAGCGAGGGCAGGTGCAGCGCCATCTCCAGCACGCCGTCCTCGCCTTGCCGAATCCGCAACGATTCGCGTTCGCCTTCGCACACCGGCTGCACGAACGCGTGCACGTCGGGTGCGTCCTCGATCTGATAGAGGCGCTCCAGGGCGCGCTGCACCGTGCGCGCGAGCGCCCTTTCTCTGACCAGATCGACGCCGTTGCCAACGAGCTGCCGCTCGCTCACTGAAGAACCCCTTTGGGGCCGCGGGTGGGCACGAGCCCCTGGGAGCTCAGAGCTTGCGCGAGCTTGTCGCTTCCCGTCTTGAGCCAGCGCTCGTACAACTTGAGCAGACCCTTCGACCCGGCGGCGCCCTTGGCGATCGTGTCGTCGGCGACCTCGCCGATGATGGTCACCAACGTCGCGAACTTGTCCGAGAGCTCGCCGAAGATGTCCGGCGCGGCCTCCTTCTTGGTGTCCGTGGCGGCCGGCCCTCGAAGCAACATCGAGCTCGCGGTCCCATACGCGGTCTTCCCGATGCCGATGAGGTAGCTTTGCTCCACCCCACGCGCCTCGAAGTGGTCACCGAAGAACCCACTCGCGTACAGCACTCCGTCGCCCAGCGTACGCAACCGCTCGAATCGTTCGGCGGGCGCCGCGGTGTGGAGTGCTTCGTCGAGAAGGAACGCCAGAGGCCGATCCATGGTCTCTTCGGCGCGGCCATCCGGCCTTGCGAAATCCGCGAGGAGCCCGACGATGTAGGTCGTCGCACCTGCGGTGACGGTTACCCCCCGTGTCCGAATCGCCTCTTCTACGATCTGGTGGAAGAAGCCCGAGATGGAAACGGTTGCCACGATGGACATACCTGAAAGCTAACTTCCGCCAAGAAGTCGTGCAATTTCACGCTGATGCGTATGGTCGAGACTTCTTCCGGAAACAAGCACTCGCTGGGGTAGTGTGACAGCTCACATTGTGTTACATACGGCGACACTAACGGACGCAGCGGCTCATCCCAAAATGTACTTGAATCTCAGGCATGTAGAGCATTTTTGGGGCGCTCGTCATTTCCCGCTGCATGGACCTTGACCCGATAGGGAGCGCGATTATCTTGCGCGCGGCCCGTTAGCACTCACCCCAGATGAGTGCCAGCAATCGACCGGCCCAGCAGTTTCGGCGGGGTCGCTCTGCGTCCCCGTCCACCTGAAACACCAACGGAGAACATCATGTCGAACATTCGTCCGCTGCAGGATCGCATTCTACTCAAGCGCGTGAAGGAAGAAGAGAAGACCAAGGGCGGGATCATCATCCCCGACACCGCAAAAGAGAAGCCGATCGAGGGCGAGGTCGTTGCTGTCGGCAATGGCAAGATCCTCGAGAACGGCACCGTCCGTAAGCTCGACGTGAAGGTGGGTGACCGCGTGCTGTTCGGCAAATACAGCGGCACCGAGGTGAAGGTCGACGGCGAAGAGCGCCTCATCGTCCGCGAGGACGACATCCTCGGCGTCATCGAGAAGTGACCGCGGGTTCCTCGAAAATTCTCTGAAAAGACACGAAGAGGCTAAAAAATGGCAGCGAAAGAAATCGTTTACACCGAGCACGCACGGAACCTGATTCTCGCGGGCGTCAACGCGCTGGCGGACGCCGTCAAGGTGACCCTCGGACCGAAGGGACGCAACGTCGTCATCGAGAAGAGCTTCGGCTCCCCGACGGTGACCAAGGACGGCGTCACGGTTGCGAAGGAAATCGAGCTCGAGAACCGTTTCGAGAACATGGGCGCGCAGATGGTGCGTGAAGTCGCTTCGAAGACGAGCGACGTGGCCGGCGACGGCACCACCACGGCGACCGTGCTCGCGCAAGCGATCTACCGCGAGGGCAGCAAGCTCGTCGCCGCGGGCCACAACCCGATGGAGATCAAGCGCGGCATCGACAAGGCGGTCGAGGCGATCGTCGATGGGCTCAAGAAGCAGGCGAAGCAGACCAAGGATCCGAAAGAGATCGCCCAGGTCGGCGCCATCAGCGCGAACGGCGACAAGGAAATCGGCGACAAGCTCGCCGAGGCCATGGAGAAGGTCGGCAAGGAAGGCGTCATCACCGTCGAGGAGAGCCGCACCGCCGAGACGACGCTGGACGTCGTGGAAGGCATGCAGTTCGACCGCGGCTACCTCTCGCCGTACTTCGTCACGGATCCGGAGCGCATGGAAGCGGTCCTCGACGATCCGTACATCCTCATCAGCGAGAAGAAGATCAGCAACATGAAGGATCTTCTCCCCGTTCTCGAGGCGATTGCCCGTCAGCAGAAGCCGCTGGTCATCATCGCCGAGGACATCGAGGGCGAGGCTCTCGCCACGCTCGTCGTCAACAAGCTCCGTGGCACGCTCCACTGCGCCGCCGCCAAGGCCCCCGGCTTCGGCGACCGCCGCAAGGAGATGCTCAAGGACATCGCGACCCTGACCGGCGGTCAGGTCATCGCCGAGGATCTCGGCCTCAAGCTCGAGAACGTCACCATCAGTGACCTCGGCCGCGCCAAGCGCGTCACGCTCGACAAGGACAACACGACGATCGTCGACGGCTCGGGCAACAAGGACAAGATCAAGGGCCGCATCGCGGAGATCCGCGGCCAGATCGAGAACACCACGTCCGACTACGACCGCGAGAAGCTCCAGGAGCGCCTCGCCAAGCTGGTCGGCGGCGTTGCGGTGGTCAAGGTCGGCGCTGCGACCGAGACCGAGATGAAGGAGAAGAAGGCCCGCGTCGAAGACGCGCTCCACGCGACCCGCGCGGCCGTGGAAGAGGGCATCGTGGCCGGCGGCGGCGTGCCGCTCGTCCGCGCCCAGGCCATCCTCGACGGCATCAAGGTGAGCGACGAGCAGAAGTTCGGCGTGAACATCATCCGTCGCGCCATCGAGGAGCCGCTCCGCCAGATCGTGGCGAACGCGGGCCTCGAAGGCTCGATCGTCGTGCAGAAGGTCAAGGAAGGCAAAGACGACTTCGGCTACAACGCCGCGACCGACACGTATGGCAACCTCCTCTCCGAGGGTGTCATCGATCCGGTCAAGGTCGTCCGCACCGCGCTGCAGAACGCGGCCTCCGTTGCGAGCCTCATGCTCACGACCGAGTGCCTCGTTGCCGAGCGTCCGAAGGAGGAGAAGGCTCCGGCGGGCGGCGGTCACGCAGGTCACGGCCACGGCGACTTCTGATCGCGCCTAACGTCGCGTTGAAGTGAAGACGAGCCCCGGGCGGTTACCGCTCGGGGCTTTTCTCTATGTGTGGGTGAGCTCGCGCACGAGCGGGCCGGCACCGTAGACCTTGTCGAGGGCCTCGAGGATGACGGCCGGGTGCACGTTCACCGTGCGCTGCGTGCTGTCGCCGTAGACGAACTGGTTCGACAGAAAGCTGGCATTGCCGTCGAAGACGAGCCCAGTGAGTTCGCCCTTGGCGTTGACGAGGGGACTGCCGCTGCTTCCCGTGGTGATGTCATGGGTCGAGACGAAGTTGAACGGCGTGCTCGCGGCGAGCGAAGCCTTGGCAGCTTCCCACGGTGGCGTCAGCTTGTAAGGCACCTTTCCCGTCGCTCGGCCGTAGAGTCCCGCCACGTTGGTGCTCCACGGGATC
It includes:
- a CDS encoding CoA pyrophosphatase, with product MLDSYDLPTVRERLARHPHGPLEAETEGRMAAVAAILRDGHDGEDAEILLIRRAERARDPWSGHMAFPGGRRESVDRTIVDTAIRETREEVGLDLAAHGTVLHRLPNRAATARGKITDLTVAAFVFELPRAETTLTSNGEVAEAIWTPLGPLARGETVTTFEYVHEDTVLTFPGYRVGERVVWGLTWRMLQALFTVLHA
- a CDS encoding peptidoglycan-binding protein; translated protein: MSDTIHESEKFGRIDLANTAGVQTALGFLGFDPGEVDGLDGPKTRAALKAFQESVGITADGLIGPNSRRELLSALQTASANA
- a CDS encoding EcsC family protein encodes the protein MNSSHDFPPPSGSQLTPYEQSALDDVVAESLSPYRTPISTLVHVLNGPVASEAEPDMMARGIWRFLAAATDLASRTVPSERLRELRRLAMRPMRSVADIARLDLWEVDETARWLESKYAIMGALLGVGTAAFGLRGLMVGKPLVTWLAMRQISEYGRRYGFDLSDPHERTFATQIFVASLCPRLLPRDAAPDHLSAVTNAAKRVSRFAGVLDMVRGVVRKVMRSKKVRASPVIVAVGAAVYSAWFMRGVARTAAIAYRERFIARKHHVPVAALEPFEQMPPTMPSRSEAYPPAPYGRSDEARPASARVGVVR
- the groES gene encoding co-chaperone GroES, encoding MSNIRPLQDRILLKRVKEEEKTKGGIIIPDTAKEKPIEGEVVAVGNGKILENGTVRKLDVKVGDRVLFGKYSGTEVKVDGEERLIVREDDILGVIEK
- the groL gene encoding chaperonin GroEL (60 kDa chaperone family; promotes refolding of misfolded polypeptides especially under stressful conditions; forms two stacked rings of heptamers to form a barrel-shaped 14mer; ends can be capped by GroES; misfolded proteins enter the barrel where they are refolded when GroES binds); amino-acid sequence: MAAKEIVYTEHARNLILAGVNALADAVKVTLGPKGRNVVIEKSFGSPTVTKDGVTVAKEIELENRFENMGAQMVREVASKTSDVAGDGTTTATVLAQAIYREGSKLVAAGHNPMEIKRGIDKAVEAIVDGLKKQAKQTKDPKEIAQVGAISANGDKEIGDKLAEAMEKVGKEGVITVEESRTAETTLDVVEGMQFDRGYLSPYFVTDPERMEAVLDDPYILISEKKISNMKDLLPVLEAIARQQKPLVIIAEDIEGEALATLVVNKLRGTLHCAAAKAPGFGDRRKEMLKDIATLTGGQVIAEDLGLKLENVTISDLGRAKRVTLDKDNTTIVDGSGNKDKIKGRIAEIRGQIENTTSDYDREKLQERLAKLVGGVAVVKVGAATETEMKEKKARVEDALHATRAAVEEGIVAGGGVPLVRAQAILDGIKVSDEQKFGVNIIRRAIEEPLRQIVANAGLEGSIVVQKVKEGKDDFGYNAATDTYGNLLSEGVIDPVKVVRTALQNAASVASLMLTTECLVAERPKEEKAPAGGGHAGHGHGDF